One Anopheles marshallii chromosome 3, idAnoMarsDA_429_01, whole genome shotgun sequence genomic region harbors:
- the LOC128715820 gene encoding protein Wnt-5: MCKTGKPSTKKTAMMAAGIDSSHSWITLLWIATFILGTASSTSVLGVALGQGIPTWISLGIKSPFIVFRTEQEVLSNNSVLLNLTDIRNKLKSVHNFDHFIRPIDGNADNKNTRKDTFAPKGAVGRLGTAGSTNSPPAAPPVFSAESAFSSGNVSITFLTTIAPSFVNHFEKSNGNDGELGARPILSMRNKPPIPSVLGSGDHMISDDDGGGGNGKKERKYIIPLALKTSTNEKEKTSSVFHGSSTNIDDLKRHILMLQNLTQSDKNFQSKFVVFPSLQKNGTERTVQTTATTTPATVSPHHLSMAAAGSSSKDVKEYRNFASSLRGQTTKGETNATNNRSLVRPLISSSINVPKKAFPDSHDIMSDKKEEGLHAFKTEKITIVPQVFLQNDQTSEAVTDKENNLNESANRAAATDSDKMTTISQVENGPPFSRMRETREKNVVRKFGHKSMTSGSGKTGPIPEVGVLGKARNNQTVLTTPHVKTSSTTNIGEGFPNRAGSVEIEAQRWNMNGPKLNGTSSSSAKPTAAKREGKKKQHKNGKRRGGKQTIKLNGSKEQPKTVILNDDATVLQMDDIERTSSSDAYRQEMGGARPTKPGRSTGSRKRSSSSSRVRRNENSGILQQAASKQQLYASTGRLHGQIGRDGRYESRIMAVAGSLESLAGTMDQLTNEGSGENNNNRSHNYRNRTLSADGNEKDIVDLNPDLCYTLSALSGGQQKLCAQHTTIMPAISRGARAAIQECKHQFRNRRWNCSIVNDDTVFGPISNIGSPEMAFVYAMAAAAASSFIARACRDGQLASCGCSRSSRPSKLNEDWTWGGCGDDMEYGYKFTQTFIDIREKEKKRGTRGLVSIPAKYPKIIERLLGALNDTTKAGVMLNETDTILRPEDLEKLQDKIAKEIANSNLNPKEISDLQERINKEITNSEVFNLKNVNIYDKLKKIFRKPEKTLNGVQFSASAKARALMNLHNNEAGRRAVIKKSRIICKCHGVSGSCSLITCWQQLTSIREIGDFLREKYDEATQVKVNKRGRLQVKDPRYKIPSALDLIYLDESPDWCRVNRQLMWQGTHGRVCNKTSSGLDGCSILCCGRGYNTKKIIVKERCNCKFQWCCQVKCEVCTKSIEEYTCK, from the exons ATGTGTAAAACAGGAAAACCATCAACCAAAAAAACGGCTATGATGGCCGCTGGCATTGACAGTAGCCACAGTTGGATTACTTTACTCTGGATTGCTACATTCATCCTCGGCACGGCCAGTAGCACCAGTGTGTTGGGTGTTGCACTAGGACAAGGAATTCCGACTTGGAT atcCCTGGGAATCAAATCTCCTTTTATTGTATTCCGAACGGAACAGGAGGTGTTATCCAACAATAGCGTGCTGTTGAATCTGACAGACATACGGAACAAGCTTAAATCCGTACATAACTTCGATCACTTCATTCGACCGATCGACGGTAATGctgataataaaaacacaaggAAAGATACGTTCGCACCCAAAGGGGCGGTTGGTAGGTTAGGCACTGCCGGCAGCACTAACTCACCACCTGCTGCGCCACCAGTCTTTAGCGCCGAGAGTGCGTTCAGCAGTGGTAACGTTTCAATAACCTTCCTCACCACTATAGCCCCGTCGTTTGTGAACCACTTTGAGAAAAGCAACGGCAATGACGGTGAGCTCGGAGCTCGACCCATATTGTCCATGAGGAACAAACCTCCCATACCGAGTGTGCTAGGTTCTGGAGATCATATGATATCGGACGATGATGGAGGCGGaggaaatggtaaaaaagaGCGCAAGTACATCATTCCACTAGCACTGAAAACGTCCACGAACGAAAAGGAGAAAACTTCATCCGTATTCCATGGTTCGTCCACCAATATCGACGATCTGAAGCGGCATATTTTGATGTTACAAAATCTGACTCAATCCGATAAAAACTTCCAAAGCAAATTTGTAGTATTTCCCTCTCTGCAGAAAAACGGAACCGAAAGAACCGTACAGACGACAGCAACCACTACGCCGGCAACAGTTTCACCGCATCATTTATCGATGGCAGCAGCTGGATCTTCTTCAAAGGACGTGAAGGAATATCGAAACTTTGCATCGTCGTTGCGCGGCCAAACAACGAAAGGGGAAACAAATGCCACAAACAATCGATCGTTGGTCCGCCCCCTGATCTCCTCCTCGATCAATGTGCCAAAGAAAGCATTCCCGGACTCGCACGACATAATGTCGGACAAAAAAGAGGAGGGCCTGCATGCGTTCAAGACGGAAAAAATCACTATAGTGCCGCAAGTATTTTTGCAAAACGATCAAACAAGTGAAGCTGTCACCGATAAGGAGAACAACTTGAACGAATCTGCCAAtcgtgctgctgctaccgACAGCGATAAGATGACGACTATATCGCAGGTCGAGAATGGTCCACCGTTTTCCCGAATGCGTGAaacgagggaaaaaaatgttgttagAAAGTTTGGACATAAATCAATGACATCTGGTAGCGGCAAGACCGGGCCTATCCCGGAGGTTGGCGTACTAGGCAAAGCTAGAAACAATCAAACGGTTCTTACAACTCCACATGTGAAAACGAGTAGTACTACGAATATAGGAGAAGGATTTCCAAACCGTGCTGGATCGGTCGAGATCGAAGCGCAGCGGTGGAACATGAATGGACCGAAGTTAAACGGaacgtcatcgtcatcagctAAACCGACCGCAGCGAAACGCgaggggaaaaagaaacaacataaaaatggaaagcgTCGTGGAGGGAAGCAAACCATCAAACTCAATGGGTCAAAAGAACAGCCAAAAACGGTAATATTGAACGACGACGCTACGGTACTGCAAATGGATGATATCGAGCGTACTAGCAGTAGTGACGCGTACCGACAAGAGATGGGTGGCGCGCGGCCCACCAAGCCAGGACGCTCTACCGGAAGCCGGAAGAGGTCTTCATCATCCTCTCGTGTGCGGCGCAATGAGAATAGTGGGATACTACAGCAGGCAGCCAGCAAACAACAACTGTACGCTTCTACCGGACGACTGCATGGCCAGATTGGCCGGGATGGACGGTACGAGAGTCGGATAATGGCGGTCGCAGGTTCATTGGAGTCGTTAGCCGGCACAATGGACCAGCTCACGAATGAAGGATCCggtgaaaacaacaacaatagaaGTCACAATTACCGCAATCGGACTTTATCAGCGGATGGCAATGAGAAAGATATTGTGGATTTGAATCCGGATCTATGCTACACGCTCAGCGCGCTAAGTGGCGGACAACAGAAACTGTGCGCTCAGCACACGACCATTATGCCAGCAATCAGCCGTGGAGCTCGGGCAGCCATACAG GAATGCAAACATCAGTTCCGGAACCGAAGGTGGAATTGCAGCATCGTGAATGATGATACCGTTTTTGGACCCATATCAAATATAG GATCTCCAGAGATGGCGTTCGTGTACGCAATGGCCGCGGCAGCAGCGTCTAGCTTTATTGCACGGGCTTGCCGTGATGGCCAACTGGCTTCCTGTGGATGTTCCCGAAGCAGCCGACCCTCTAAGCTGAACGAAGACTGGACCTGGGGCGGATGTGGTGATGATATGGAATACGGCTACAA ATTTACGCAAACTTTCATCGACATTcgtgagaaggaaaaaaaacgcggcACACGTGGCCTGGTATCCATTCCGGCCAAGTATCCAAAAATAATCGAACGTCTGTTGGGCGCACTAAACGATACAACCAAAGCGGGCGTAATGCTGAACGAGACGGACACGATTCTTCGACCGGAGGACCTAGAAAAGCTGCAGGACAAAATAGCGAAAGAGATCGCCAACTCGAATCTTAATCCGAAGGAAATCAGCGACCTACAG GAACGGATTAACAAGGAAATCACCAACTCCGAGGTATTCAACCTGAAAAACGTCAACATTTAtgataaattgaaaaagatATTCCGAAAACCCGAGAAAACGCTCAACGGCGTACAGTTTAGTGCGTCAGCCAAGGCACGAGCCCTGATGAATTTGCATAATAATGAAGCTGGTCGTAGg GCCGTTATTAAAAAATCACGCATCATCTGCAAATGCCATGGAGTGTCGGGTTCGTGTAGTTTGATCACCTGTTGGCAGCAGCTAACTTCGATCAGAGAAATAG gCGACTTTTTGAGGGAAAAGTACGATGAAGCAACGCAGgttaaagtaaacaaacgtgGTCGATTGCAGGTAAAGGATCCACGATACAAAATACCATCTGCTTTAGATCTCATCTATCTCGACGAGAGTCCAGATTGGTGTCGGGTCAATCGACAGCTCATGTGGCAAG GAACACATGGTCGTGTGTGTAATAAGACTTCCTCTGGGCTGGATGGATGCTCCATACTATGTTGCGGTAGAGGTTATAACACAAAGAAGATTATCGTGAAGGAACGCTGTAATTGTAAATTTCAGTGGTGTTGCCAGGTAAAGTGTGAAGTCTGCACAAAAAGCATCGAGGAATACACGTGTAAATAa
- the LOC128715821 gene encoding F-box/LRR-repeat protein 14: protein MEEASFMLTEIPGGFISHRPHTIAGGHHHRFAPYPVVLHQPHLQQSANSPTIYTIPSHHLSHHHAHSHHAHAGHHAAHHHHHHHAAIRSANRPKSPITPPTQAIEEEGTHIGHLYPEILAMIFAKLSVRDRGRAAQVCTVWRDAAYAKSCWRGVEASLHLRRPSPTLFGSLVKRGIKRVQVLSVRRALKDIVTGVPNLESLNLSGCYNITDMAIGHAFAADFPNLKVLNLSLCKQVTDSSLGRITQHLKNIEVLELGGCSNITNTGLLLISWGLKKLRRLNLRSCWHISDHGIGHLAGLSKETADGTPALEYLGLQDCQRLSDEALRHIAQGLSSLLSINLSFCVSVTDSGLKHLARMSRLEELNLRACDNISDIGMAYLTEGCSSISTLDVSFCDKVADQAMVHISQGLFQLRSLSLSACQITDEGLSRIAKSLHDLETLNIGQCSRITDRGLEIVAAELVNLRAIDLYGCTRLTPNALQKINQLPRLSKVNRGLWHVR from the coding sequence ATGGAGGAAGCTAGCTTTATGCTGACGGAAATTCCGGGCGGTTTCATATCGCACcgaccgcacacgatcgccgGTGGGCATCATCATCGGTTCGCGCCCTATCCGGTTGTTTTGCATCAGCCACATCTGCAACAATCGGCGAACTCGCCAACGATATACACCATTCCATCGCATCATCTGTCGCACCATCATGCCCACTCACATCACGCACATGCCGGACACCATGCAgctcaccatcatcaccatcatcacgcGGCGATCCGGTCGGCAAACCGTCCCAAAAGTCCGATCACTCCACCCACGCAGGCCATCGAGGAAGAAGGCACACACATCGGACATCTATACCCAGAAATATTGGCAATGATCTTCGCTAAGCTAAGCGTCAGGGATCGTGGCCGTGCGGCACAAGTGTGCACCGTTTGGCGTGATGCTGCGTACGCAAAAAGCTGCTGGCGGGGCGTTGAAGCCAGTTTGCATCTTCGGCGGCCTTCGCCGACACTGTTCGGCTCGTTGGTCAAACGAGGCATCAAACGCGTCCAGGTGTTATCGGTGCGCCGCGCTCTGAAGGACATTGTGACCGGCGTACCGAACTTAGAGTCACTTAATCTGAGCGGCTGCTACAATATCACGGACATGGCTATAGGGCACGCGTTTGCTGCCGACTTCCCTAACCTAAAAGTGCTCAATCTATCACTTTGCAAGCAGGTGACCGATTCGAGCCTTGGACGCATCACAcaacatttgaaaaatatagAAGTGCTAGAGCTTGGAGGGTGCAGCAACATCACCAACACGGGTCTGTTGCTGATTTCGTGGGGTCTGAAGAAGTTGCGTCGTCTCAATTTGCGCTCCTGTTGGCATATTTCGGACCACGGTATCGGTCATCTTGCCGGGCTTAGCAAAGAAACCGCGGACGGAACTCCTGCCCTCGAGTACCTGGGATTACAGGACTGTCAGCGGCTCTCGGACGAAGCGCTACGACACATTGCCCAAGGTCTCAGCTCGCTGCTATCGATCAATCTGAGTTTCTGCGTTTCCGTCACCGACAGTGGTTTGAAGCATCTGGCGCGTATGTCGCGCCTAGAGGAGCTGAATTTGCGCGCATGTGATAACATATCGGACATCGGTATGGCGTACCTGACGGAAGGCTGCAGCTCGATCTCAACGTTGGATGTTAGCTTCTGTGATAAGGTGGCCGACCAGGCCATGGTGCACATTTCGCAAGGTCTATTCCAGCTGCGCTCTCTAAGCCTCAGTGCGTGTCAAATCACCGATGAAGGTCTTTCTCGCATTGCCAAATCGCTTCACGATCTAGAGACGCTTAACATTGGCCAGTGTAGTCGCATTACCGATCGTGGGTTAGAAATTGTGGCCGCCGAACTGGTCAACTTACGTGCCATCGATCTTTATGGTTGCACCCGGTTAACACCGAATGCGCTgcaaaaaattaatcaactaCCGCGACTGTCGAAGGTTAATCGAGGCCTGTGGCATGTCCGGTGA
- the LOC128715704 gene encoding protein vav, with protein sequence MATVTVASNTMADELWRDCAAWLIRCNIIPNDHRANHPDSDIKVLATILRDGVLLCNLVNLFDPSSFDRKDFNRKPQMAHFLCIQNIKLFLEACKTNFGLKESDLFEPTMLYDLTNFHRVLLTLSKLSTCRKVQTTHNIPGFAPHSVQTERTSLDDDIYKDLHASQNLLDSELGCDNKEVVLINGSLPCCHQESTFYDHYNELTNYPDCCAHDEEKIYEDLCYVTFSSTLPQLASSTNNLEQRDFVIKELLDTEKNYLEALNALKYVFMQPLEKLLSKEDIRAIFPCIRELVEIHNKFLDRLHEAVCPGSKLKLSTTFLEFREPFLIYGEYCSSMTSAVETLREVCKKSNTVEQTVLQSQKEHSDGRLQLRDILSVPMQRILKYHLLLDKLVQETVPTHDDFRGLERAKEAMVDVAQYSNEVKRDSEHLIVIQKVKESISDLNLPNGNNLEQYGRLLLDGDLNIKAHEDQKMKHRYAFVFEKVMILVKNSNTKIGEAQYSFREAHNLLDYRIEILNSRRTLGRDGRLKYSLLLARKTQATAFTLYMKTEEEREKWKRAFETAMETLEPVGCKNTDHKFLIHTFDTPVICRHCSKFLKGKIHQGYRCKVCEIIVHRGCISSTGRCKQLQQTPPPVCDRLLSEFNWFVGTMNRDSATQRLENKKIGTYLLRVRPQGASHESETIYALSLKTDKKIIKHMKIYQKKEPQNVFYYLSTRRYFKTIIELVSFYERNDLGENFAGLNQLLQWPFKEEIVIAIYDFAPNELNQLPMRQGCQVIVIGKEGDSKGWWRGKTLEKVGFFPKEYVRPAVIGEV encoded by the exons ATGGCAACAGTTACCGTCGCCTCCAACACTATGGCCGATGAGTTGTGGCGTGATTGCGCGGCCTGGCTAATCCGCTGCAACATCATTCCTAATGACCACCGTGCTAATCATCCGGATTCGGATATCAAAGTTCTCGCCACCATTCTCCGCGATGGGGTGCTGCTGTGTAATTTAGTCAATCTGTTTGATCCATCGTCGTTCGACAGAAAAGATTTCAATAGGAAACCCCAGATGGCTCAC tttctttgcatacaaaacataaaacttttccTGGAAGcatgtaaaacaaactttgGGCTGAAGGAATCTGATTTATTCGAACCAACGATGTTATACGACCTAACCAACTTTCATCGGGTGCTCTTAACTCTCTCGAAATTGTCTACATGCAGAAAAGTGCAAACTACACACAATATACC TGGTTTCGCCCCGCACTCCGTACAGACCGAAAGAACCAGTTTAGACGATGACATCTATAAGGATTTACATGCAAG CCAAAATTTGTTGGATTCGGAACTAGGATGTGATAATAAAGAGGTCGTGTTAATTAATGGTTCCCTTCCTTGCTGTCATCAAG AAAGTACGTTCTACGATCATTACAACGAATTAACGAATTATCCGGATTGTTGTGCGCACGACGAGGAAAAAATTTACGAAGATCTTTGCTATGTAACATTTTCGTCAACTTTGCCACAG TTAGCTTCATCGACTAACAACTTAGAGCAACGTGATTTCGTAATCAAGGAATTGCTCGATACGGAGAAAAATTATCTGGAAGCTTTGAATGCACTGAAATACGTTTTCATGCAGCCTCTCGAGAAACTACTCTCCAAAGAAGATATACGTGCAATTTTTCCTTGCATACGAGAGTTGGTAGAAATTCATAACAAATTCCTAGATCGGCTGCATGAGGCTGTGTGTCCGGGTTCCAAGCTCAAGCTCAGCACAACGTTTCTGGAATTCAGAGaaccatttttaatttacGGCGAATACTGTTCTAGTATGACCAGCGCGGTCGAAACATTACGAGAAGTGTGTAAAAAATCGAACACTGTCGAGCAGAccgttttg cAAAGCCAAAAAGAACATAGCGATGGAAGATTGCAGCTACGAGATATATTGTCTGTTCCGATGCAACGAATTTTAAAGTATCATTTATTGTTAGATAAACTTGTACAAGAAACAGTGCCA ACACATGACGATTTTCGTGGATTAGAAAGGGCCAAAGAAGCAATGGTAGATGTTGCACAGTATTCTAATGAAGTGAAGCGAGACTCGGAACATCTTATAGTAATACAAAAAGTTAAG GAAAGCATTTCAGATCTGAACCTACCAAACGGTAACAATCTCGAACAGTACGGTCGATTACTTCTCGATGGGGATCTTAATATAAAAGCACACGAAGatcaaaaaatgaaacatcgGTATGCTTTCGTGTTCGAAAAAGTAATGATACTGGTAAAAAATTCTAATACCAAGATTGGG GAAGCCCAATATTCTTTCCGCGAAGCACACAATTTGCTCGATTATAGGATAGAGATATTAAATTCTCGTCGTACTTTGGGTCGTGATGGGCGATTAAAATATTCACTATTATTAGCACGCAAAACTCAAGCGACTGCTTTTACACTCTATATGAAAACTGAAGAAGAGcgcgaaaaatggaaaagagcTTTCGAAACAGCAAT GGAAACATTAGAACCCGTGGGATGTAAGAATACGGATCACAAATTTTTAATACACACCTTTGATACGCCAGTCATCTGTCGCCATTGCTCCAAGTTCCTGAAAGGAAAAATACACCAAGGTTATCGTTGCAAGGTATGTGAAATAATAGTACACCGAGGATGCATTTCATCAACTGGTCGATGCAAACAACTGCAACAAACACCGCCCCCGGTATGTGATCGTTTGCTTTCGGAATTCAATTGGTTTGTGGGTACTATGAATCGGGATTCTGCTACCCAGCggctagaaaataaaaagattgGAACCTATCTGCTACGCGTCCGTCCGCAAGGTGCCTCCCATGAAAGCGAAACCATATATGCGCTTAGTCTGAA GACCgacaagaaaataattaaacacatGAAAATTTATCAGAAGAAAGAACCCCAAAACGTGTTTTATTATCTATCGACAAGGAGATATTTCAAAACCATAATAGAGCTTGTTTCATTTTACGAACGAAATGACTTGGGAGAAAACTTTGCTGG CTTGAATCAACTACTGCAATGGCCTTTCAAAGAAGAGATTGTAATTGCAATTTATGATTTTGCCCCCAATGAGCTGAACCAGTTACCGATGCGACAAGGTTGTCAGGTAATTGTAATCGGTAAAGAAGGAGACAGCAAAGGTTGGTGGCGTGGCAAAACTTTAGAAAAG GTTGGATTTTTCCCCAAAGAATATGTACGGCCAGCAGTAATCGGTGAGGTATAG